TGCCAGGTCTGTCTTAGTTGCATATGGGATccaattccctgatcagggaccaaATCCGGGTTCCCTGcatttgggagcatggagtcttaagtcaccggaccaccagggaagtccagtgtttGGATTTCATAGGACCAGGGAAACTGGCTAGCCCAGTGAACATCTGAAGTCTGTAGGGCCAGTTACAGGCTAAAGGATAATCGACTTCTTAAGAAAATGGTAGCTTCTCTCATGAATTAAGTTAACCTCTACAGACTTCTCTTTGCTATGTGGTTTACAGTTAGTGATAGGTTTATAGTTAGTGACAGTGATCACATACCTCTGCTACGAAGGGAAAACGGATGGATGCCAAGTGATAGGGCTCATATATACTTAGTATAGTTTCAGCTCCATTCTTTCTTTATactattatatagtatatattatatactaatacatatataatatttatactgATAATGTATTAGtatatactaatttttaaatagcatattatatactatattatatagtatactatatatttaaaaattagtgcAGCTCAGTGCTTCTGTGATACGCTTTCTGTAGttagattttcctttttcatttctgtgttcccCTTCTCCCACCATTCCATAAATGTGCCTGCCGCAAAGAGGAAAATTAGTGAATAACCATGGGTGTAACTCAGATGGTGTCTCTTTTTGGGTGTAGGTACTTTTAAGTGTTTGTCATGAATTATCTTCATTTGCCCTTTTCATAAAGTAGAGTTCAGAAATATATAGATAACTCTCTGTGGCTAATGAAGATTATTGTGTGATTAAGAAAGTCAGATATAATAAAAATCTTAAGAATGTATGTGAATATAAATTAAGGAGATTAGATTAACAGATTAGACTGTGTCCTAGTATGTTTGGTCAGTATCCCTTTTTAAATCTTCAAGCTTCTCGGAGGCACAGACCCCTCTTAGAACACTTGCCTGTCATCGGTGCTGCTCCTATGCCAGGCCCCTAGAATTTACCTTGAAAACTgagttagtttatttatttctaattatttagttttgcttgtgctgggtcttcacttctgtgtgggcttctcattggggtggcttctcttgttgcagaacacaggctctagagtatgGGTTTAgtacttgtggtgcatgggcttagttgcccatgtggcatgtggaatcttcccagaccagggatcaaatctgtgtcccctgcattggcaggcagattcttaaccactggaccaccagggaagtctatgaaTTAGTTTATTGTCCAAACACTGTAGTAGGTCTTGGGAAGTTAACAGGATCTAGTTTTTCTCCCAGGTTTTCAATGTATCAggttataatttcctttttatttttctaccaaAAAGATATTATGTAATTTTTCTACCAAAAAGATATTATGTAATTTTTCTACCAAAAAGATACTATGTAATTTTTCTGATACCCAACTCTTTCTGGAGAAAGAGTGCTTGATCATGTGTGATTTCTGGCTATAATGTCTTTGAAATAACATTCTTTCTCATCTACAGGTTGCAGACTTGGGGTGTGGTGATGTTTGCCTCTTAGCGATCTTAAAATACCAAAAGTGCATTGAAGAGCTTGTTGGAGTAGATATCAATGAGGGGAGACTTAAGTGGAGTGGGTAATACTGAATTCTCTAAAATAATTATGCATTAATCTATAACTATTAATTATAGTTagatgaagtatttttttttcttggccatgccatgcaaattatgggatcttagttccccacccagggattgaatccaagccCTTGGCAGTGGAAGTttggagtcctaaccaatggattgccagggaattcccagatgaAGTGTTTACTTACACTTCTGTACAACTTGTTTAAAAGAAGGCACTATGAGAGCTGCAGGCTTACCAAATAGTGCCTTGACCATGACATTAATTGTTTGTATGTTGTGAATAATACCTAGAAGTTCTGTTTACCTATGTAGAAAGTATAGCCTCAGTTCAGTATTTAAAGCCGTCAAAGCATTGCAGATTCAGTTTCAAATGGCAAAGTCCAATGCTGAACACCAAGATAACTTAAAGCAGAGGATTTAAATTGCCACAGCACTGGGACAGAGGCCCAAGGCCTCCTTCAGTTTGAGTTGAGTTGCTTGCTCATATATGACTTCCACAGATCGTTTTAAGAATGTTTTTCTTCTAAAGAACAAAACATTTAATATCACTGATCCAAAGTGAGGAGAGAGAACCAAAAGTATTAATAGTGAGAGCAATATCAAGTACTAAAAATCTTGTTCTTGTCGGCCATTTAAAGTCCCATGAGAGAGGAAGTTACCCTGTGACCTTGTGCTTAATACAGCAAGTCATGGACACAGGCTATGTCAGACTTAACCAGTGTAGGCAGGAGATAATTTATCAGGGGATCAGAGTTTCTGTAGCTGGTAAGATATTCTAAATAGATTATATGTGTTCAAGTGTTCCTTCTGCAATAATGCTTTGCAGGTCAAGGCTGTCCCCATGTGTAGGGGATCATCTGGATCCCCGAGAGCTGGATTTAGCGATTACCTTGTATCATGGCTCTGTTTTAGAGAAAGACTGTCGTTTGCTCGGATTTGACTTGGCAGCATGTATTGAATTGTAAGTATGAAACTGGTTCTTACTATAcacattcatttgaaaaatatgaattaatcAGTCTCAGTAAAGTTAGTATCCTAAATATTTGTCATAATCTGAGTTATTTGTGGAGAAAATTGCTTGTCAGTTGGGACTGGGTTTTCACTggttttttccaactttttgttTGGAGATGATTTTAAGCTTATAGGTTAAGATACAAAATGTATAGAGTACCATGAACACCCATATCCTTTATCCTGATTCACAGGTGAAcatttcccttattttctttatcttatgTATATGTGCTCTCTTGTTGTTTCCCTCagtctccctctccctccacacATTTTTCTTCTGAACCACATAAGTGTAGGTTTTACTCTTTGCTCCTAACAAATTCAGTATTAAACAGGCAGTTCCCTTTTTGTTATTGGTGGTGCCTCATGGCTTGCAGGATTTTGGTCTCCTGAccgggggttgaacccaggctaTGGGAGTGGAAgcaccgagtcttaaccactggaccaccaggtggTTCCTcggttctctttatttttaataggagtATTTTTCAGTTTGGGCTCTTAATGATTAGATTCCTGGAATACAGTAGAGCACTGTATTTGGGTCCTCAGGTCGTTCCATCTGGAGGCACTAATGTCTGTTTGTTCCTGAGGAGGTTAATTTTGATCTCTCCAGTCAAGGTGTGTTTGTGCTTGCTTAGCTGTATAATTACTGCCTTCCAGCCCCAGATAAGCAGAATGGAGACTGCACACCATGCACATATCTTGTTACTCATCCATATTCCCCCCTAAATTTGCCTGTATTACATGGTGGTAAATATTTTCTGTGGTTTCAGTACTTCTCTGTATTTACTCGTCAGGAGCCCTCTCACCCGTTTATTTATCCTCAGTGTGAACTCAtgaattcctgttttttttttttttttaatggattgtgACTTACTTTATTTTGTTACTCAGATCTTCCCATGATTGGTCAACAGCAGTGGAGGGTCCTTTCAAGCTGGCATCTGTGTCCTTGTGATATGTctggtttttgggtttttttttttttgagcactgACTTCCTGTTGTAACAAGATGTACCAGACTGGTTGTCTACTTTTCCTTCCTAATCTGCCACTTCTAGTTCTTTCAATGGGAAATGGTATTCAGAAACCAAAATAGTCTCTAAATGACCTCTTAATAGTAGTTAAGTGTCTTATTCTAGGGTCAGTTTGCCTACTGTCGTGTCCAGATTTCCAAGTGTTTAGTAATGTATTCTCTAGagcagtgtttttatttcttttgtattcccttatgcctggcacacagtaggtgcctaATGTTTGAAATGACTGACGGAGAACATTGGAACATGGGTTGAAGAGCAAGGCGCAGCGATCAGTGTCAGCCATGTGTAGCCTGGGTCTGAATGTCATTTTTAAGAtcgaatattccattgtatatatcagTGTGCTTATtcatcatttgcttatttttaactgccttttggctattgtgaaaaacGTCAGATCATGTTTCTCTTACCTGGTCTGAGAGGTCCATGGTTAGACATTGCTTTGCTAAATCAGTTAGGGAGCTACTTGCAAGTGAAACTAGGTTTCATTATATCTTTCTCACTGACCACTTTAGAATAGAACATTTTGATTCAGAAGATCTGGCGAAGTTTCCTGAAGTTGTCTTTGGGTACATGTCTCCAGCCATGATTGTCATCAGCACACCAAACTCTGAATTCAATTCCCTGTTTCCTTGTGCAGTCTTTAGAGATTCAGATCACAAATTTGAGTGGAGCAGAGTGCAGTTTCAGACCTGGTGAGTTcttaagtgtctttttttttgtgtgtgactaCACTGGAGGTTTAAACCATATGAAATCTTAGTATCTATGGTTACCATAATATgttatttcttactttatttcaataaaattgattCCCAAAATGCAACTTAGCATATAATCATTAAGGAACTACCACCTTTGggcatttattttctctgtcaAGTGTGGAAACGGTGTGTGGGCACTGGTACCTCATGTGAAGGTATCAGGAGTTATCTCCCAGAATGGCATGACAGATGGTCATGTTCTGGCAAAAGTGCAAACCCAAATAGGAGTTGGGATTATAGCCCTTCTGGTTTCCTTGTCCTTGCATGCTGTTCCATATTCTTATGATTACTGGGAAATTGACACTGTCATTGCCTTAATGCTTTTTGCAGAAATAAGCAAACCCAGTGATATGGCCTTATGTGAATGTTGTAGGAATTGCAGTTTATTTTAACTTGTAATTTTTATGTTCTGTCCTACTGGAAATGGTTGTTTTAGTTTAAAAAAccatcttttctctttgttttgacTCTTAGGGCTTTAGATGTGGCCAGTCGCTACAGTTACTCGGTGGAGTTTACTGGTGTGGGGGAACCACCCACAGGAGCTGAGGATGTTGGCTATTGTACCCAGATAGGAGTCTTCCGGAAAAAAGCAGAAGCAGCTGGATTGGCTGATTTGGAGCATCATGGTGAACATGTTTATGAAGTTGTGAGTGTTCTTTGTTCTCAGAGCAAGTTCACTTACTGGGATGGTGAGATGAGTCCCCACTAGAGAGAAGTGTGAATGACGTTCTTTTGAGGAAAATCCCATGCTCCATGATCTCTCAAAGCATGTTACAGAGATGATCTGCTGGTGTCTTGGAAATACTTCTCCAGCAACTgtgcaccccacccccccaacttTGTAATCTGttaggaaagaggaaaaacagcAGTAGTTTCTGTGTAGCTTGATTCAGGACATGACTTGAAATTGAGTCTGGAAGCTTGTCAGACCCATTTTGTTTGAGGAGGTGTGCATGGTAAAGAATATGTTGAAGAATATCTATATGCCAGGAATTTTTGACCCTCATAATTGGGACATTCACAGTAGGTAAGGTTTCACATGTTCATATGCTTAATTGTATATGCAGGTAATTCTAATGTGCTGAAAAGTTACTAGTggttttgaaaatttttcttctattccaagtctttttttttgctccttcaGGTTTATACAACCTCATACCCAAGTTTACAGCAGATAAATTACCGTAGACGTGTGGTGATTTATCTAGTGTACCGAGAAGTGAGCAGATTGAGACAGAAATACCAAGTGGGTTTGAGACAGCATGAATTGGAGCCTGAGTTCgtagcccctggcaaccagacAGGAAAATTCACCCCAGACCTTCCAGTTCCAGTACTCACTGAAGATGACAAAGCCATGGAGATGGCTCCCCAACCTTTCTGTATTGAAGATAAGTTTTACGTACCCCTGCAAAGAATCATTGCTTATCCCAGGCTGGGGCACTTATGCGGTAATGTAGAGAAGCTGAGAGAGTTCCTTGGTGacgtgattgaactgaactgtgatggTTCTGCGGTGAAGGTTGACTTGAACGATTGTAGTGACTTTTGAGCCATCCTTACTTCCTGAAATTCAGGATCTTCGCAATAATTGGGCTCATTTAGAATTTAAACATTGTGCAGTCATAATTGAGgtagcttttcattttaaaatcacctAGCTTTTAtggtttttggtgtgtgtgttgaCTGTTGATATTAAagagttttaaagaaaactgaattatcCAGTAGTGTTTAAAACCTTTTTTCAGGGGGTAGAGCAGCTTTAAAACCTCTCCCTCCTTTGGGCTTAATTCTAACTTGTGATACTTAGCCtaaaacatatatacaatagGAATGCAGGTATTTGAGAGAACAAAACCTCAACAGTCAAAATATTGCCCATGGTTTTTGAGTTTCGCTCTCTGGAGCTTACTGGCTGGAATTGGGGTGGTAGTAGCagtgggagaaagagaaatatagtttcttgtattgggcttccctggtggctcagatggtaaagaatctgcctgcaatgcagggaacatgggttcgactcctgagttgggaagatccctcggagaggggaatggctacccactccagtatccttgcctggagaatcccctggacagaggagtctggcgggctgtagtccatggggtcacataatCGGACATGCAcgtaataagaaaaaaagttgtcTAAATGAGACATTTTTTCCTAAAGCATGGGAGTGCAGTGGTTAGCCAACCAAGTGACTGCTATACCACACAGGGACCCCTCTGCAATCATATGTCCATCCTGCCATTCCACTGTATTTCATGTGCACCCTGGGGACAAAGATGGTTGTTTGAGCTTTAGCTACCACTTGGCAACTTCCAaaccagtgaaaaagaaaagggaagggacaGAGGGCACGTGCCAGCTGTCTGGTAAGGTTTTTTGCACTGCTCCTGATTCTTGGCCAGATGGAAGTCTCATGGCCAGGCCTTACAGCAAGGGATGCTGGGAAGTGGAGCCTTTTATTTTGGGATGTCATGTGCCCATGTGGTAGGCTTCTGCCAAGGAACTAGGGGGACAGAAGACATTGTGGCAACCTGCCACAGCTGGAATGTCCTGAAACAAGCTCTGGCTAGGCAGACTGGGTACCTGAGAAGGGCTTccttgggggggagggggagggctgtAATTCTCAAGCTGAGTTTTGAAGGGTTAATAAGTAGATGGAAAATGGATTTGGTGGGGGATggtgagtaaaaaaaaaagggattctGGGAGAGAACACTATTAATCTGACTGTTCTATCAGATCCCCTCTATGTACTTAACACTGATTTTACTCCCCGAGGCATGCAATCTAGACTTTTgcaccactccccccaccccccccacccaaaGGGCCCTCTGTCCTCACCTTTCTAGGCCTATGCAGCTTTCTAGGGTTTCCTTCTCATTGCTCTTCTGTTAGAGCCAAGATCTTCTAGCCAAGACTCCAAAAATCTACTTTGTTCAGGCTTAATGACCTCCCAGAAGTGTTTAAATGCCCATGACTGCTATGGGTGATGGGAACACGTTCCCCGCAGCTCCCCCACCCTTCTGTGGCTCCTGTACCTGCTGCCTTCTTGATTTGTCTTTACCTCCCTATCTTG
This portion of the Cervus canadensis isolate Bull #8, Minnesota chromosome 2, ASM1932006v1, whole genome shotgun sequence genome encodes:
- the HENMT1 gene encoding small RNA 2'-O-methyltransferase isoform X2, which encodes MECNSVVDGNVKEVTSKKVIKFNPPLYKQRYQFVKNLVEQHQPKKVADLGCGDVCLLAILKYQKCIEELVGVDINEGRLKWSGSRLSPCVGDHLDPRELDLAITLYHGSVLEKDCRLLGFDLAACIELIEHFDSEDLAKFPEVVFGYMSPAMIVISTPNSEFNSLFPCAVFRDSDHKFEWSRVQFQTWALDVASRYSYSVEFTGVGEPPTGAEDVGYCTQIGVFRKKAEAAGLADLEHHGEHVYEVVYTTSYPSLQQINYRRRVVIYLVYREVSRLRQKYQVGLRQHELEPEFVAPGNQTGKFTPDLPVPVLTEDDKAMEMAPQPFCIEDKFYVPLQRIIAYPRLGHLCGNVEKLREFLGDVIELNCDGSAVKVDLNDCSDF
- the HENMT1 gene encoding small RNA 2'-O-methyltransferase isoform X1, giving the protein METSDMALEHEPQRPLKDTNPMSWSQEPRGKGLNPELGSGHLGRRSRESPGRCPRRRCGGGRVKSRGETARAPVSGAGPGERRGRRFAAPALLRNVRWSAARGGASYRKGLQETAALLFQRNLKTKAENNMECNSVVDGNVKEVTSKKVIKFNPPLYKQRYQFVKNLVEQHQPKKVADLGCGDVCLLAILKYQKCIEELVGVDINEGRLKWSGSRLSPCVGDHLDPRELDLAITLYHGSVLEKDCRLLGFDLAACIELIEHFDSEDLAKFPEVVFGYMSPAMIVISTPNSEFNSLFPCAVFRDSDHKFEWSRVQFQTWALDVASRYSYSVEFTGVGEPPTGAEDVGYCTQIGVFRKKAEAAGLADLEHHGEHVYEVVYTTSYPSLQQINYRRRVVIYLVYREVSRLRQKYQVGLRQHELEPEFVAPGNQTGKFTPDLPVPVLTEDDKAMEMAPQPFCIEDKFYVPLQRIIAYPRLGHLCGNVEKLREFLGDVIELNCDGSAVKVDLNDCSDF